The Coffea arabica cultivar ET-39 chromosome 4e, Coffea Arabica ET-39 HiFi, whole genome shotgun sequence genome includes a window with the following:
- the LOC113741410 gene encoding uncharacterized protein isoform X1, which produces MTVKNSSSISYLSPSLPSPFLSRRTSTKVCMGRGLFSLQQFHVEQLKNTLVVKSCWSIHEKLELKEKLPYRRQVPLAISEDHLDNRELETDNSAKEAEHSAVEDVAFLNGAVIYTEGAGGKPGLISFYNRPYKVQDEMLVSSPKKKQNNLLWLAGPAVLVASFIFPSLYLRRILSTIFEDSLLTDFLILFFTEAIFYSGVAVFLLLIDHLRRPFEPLSPSNIRNLNPQVGHKISSVAVLVLSLLIPMVTMGFVWPWTGPAASATLAPYLVGIVVQFAFERYARYIKSPSWAVIPILFQVYRLHQLNRAAQLVTALSYTVKGAEMTSHNLAISSSLSTLLNVLQFLGVITIWSLSSFIMRLLPSATITED; this is translated from the exons TCTCTTCCTTCACCTTTTCTATCCAGAAGAACTTCCACTAAG GTTTGCATGGGACGAGGACTGTTTAGTTTGCAGCAATTTCATGTGGAACAGCTGAAAAATACTCTAG TTGTCAAGTCATGCTGGTCCATACACGAAAAGCTGGAGTTAAAGGAGAAGCTTCCATATAGGCGACAAGTTCCCTTGGCTATCTCTGAGGATCACTTAGACAATCGTGAGCTGGAAACGGACAATTCAGCGAAAGAAGCAGAACACTCAGCTGTTGAAGATGTTGCCTTTTTGAATGGTGCGGTCATCTACACTGAAGGAGCTGGAGGAAAACCTGGCTTGATCTCATTCTACAATCGTCCTTATAAAGTACAAGATGAAATGCTAGTGTCCAGCCCCAAGAAGAAACAAAACAACCTTCTGTGGTTAGCTGGTCCTGCGGTTCTTGTAGCCTCTTTCATCTTTCCCTCTCTTTATTTGCGCAGGATTCTATCAACTATATTTGAAGACTCTTTATTAACAG ACTTCCTTATATTGTTCTTCACGGAAGCTATATTTTACTCTGGAGTTGCCGTGTTTCTTCTTCTGATAGATCATTTAAGGAGACCTTTTGAACCACTGTCTCCGTCAAATATCAGGAATCTTAACCCACAAGTGGGACACAAAATTTCTTCGGTTGCTGTTCTGGTACTTAGTCTGCTGATTCCCATGGTGACAATGGGTTTTGTCTGGCCATGGACGGGCCCTGCAGCTTCTGCCACTCTTGCTCCCTATCTTGTTGGCATTGTGGTTCAGTTTGCATTTGAGCGATATGCAAGATATATTAAGTCCCCTTCATGGGCTGTAATTCCCATATTATTTCAA GTTTATAGGTTACACCAACTCAATAGAGCAGCACAACTGGTAACTGCTCTTTCTTACACTGTCAAGGGAGCTGAGATGACATCGCATAACTTGGCAATAAGTAGCTCGCTAAGTACACTATTAAATGTCCTCCAGTTTCTTGGCGTGATTACCATCTGGTCGCTCTCAAGCTTCATTATGAGATTACTTCCTTCTGCCACCATTACCGAGGACTAA
- the LOC113741410 gene encoding uncharacterized protein isoform X2: MGRGLFSLQQFHVEQLKNTLVVKSCWSIHEKLELKEKLPYRRQVPLAISEDHLDNRELETDNSAKEAEHSAVEDVAFLNGAVIYTEGAGGKPGLISFYNRPYKVQDEMLVSSPKKKQNNLLWLAGPAVLVASFIFPSLYLRRILSTIFEDSLLTDFLILFFTEAIFYSGVAVFLLLIDHLRRPFEPLSPSNIRNLNPQVGHKISSVAVLVLSLLIPMVTMGFVWPWTGPAASATLAPYLVGIVVQFAFERYARYIKSPSWAVIPILFQVYRLHQLNRAAQLVTALSYTVKGAEMTSHNLAISSSLSTLLNVLQFLGVITIWSLSSFIMRLLPSATITED; encoded by the exons ATGGGACGAGGACTGTTTAGTTTGCAGCAATTTCATGTGGAACAGCTGAAAAATACTCTAG TTGTCAAGTCATGCTGGTCCATACACGAAAAGCTGGAGTTAAAGGAGAAGCTTCCATATAGGCGACAAGTTCCCTTGGCTATCTCTGAGGATCACTTAGACAATCGTGAGCTGGAAACGGACAATTCAGCGAAAGAAGCAGAACACTCAGCTGTTGAAGATGTTGCCTTTTTGAATGGTGCGGTCATCTACACTGAAGGAGCTGGAGGAAAACCTGGCTTGATCTCATTCTACAATCGTCCTTATAAAGTACAAGATGAAATGCTAGTGTCCAGCCCCAAGAAGAAACAAAACAACCTTCTGTGGTTAGCTGGTCCTGCGGTTCTTGTAGCCTCTTTCATCTTTCCCTCTCTTTATTTGCGCAGGATTCTATCAACTATATTTGAAGACTCTTTATTAACAG ACTTCCTTATATTGTTCTTCACGGAAGCTATATTTTACTCTGGAGTTGCCGTGTTTCTTCTTCTGATAGATCATTTAAGGAGACCTTTTGAACCACTGTCTCCGTCAAATATCAGGAATCTTAACCCACAAGTGGGACACAAAATTTCTTCGGTTGCTGTTCTGGTACTTAGTCTGCTGATTCCCATGGTGACAATGGGTTTTGTCTGGCCATGGACGGGCCCTGCAGCTTCTGCCACTCTTGCTCCCTATCTTGTTGGCATTGTGGTTCAGTTTGCATTTGAGCGATATGCAAGATATATTAAGTCCCCTTCATGGGCTGTAATTCCCATATTATTTCAA GTTTATAGGTTACACCAACTCAATAGAGCAGCACAACTGGTAACTGCTCTTTCTTACACTGTCAAGGGAGCTGAGATGACATCGCATAACTTGGCAATAAGTAGCTCGCTAAGTACACTATTAAATGTCCTCCAGTTTCTTGGCGTGATTACCATCTGGTCGCTCTCAAGCTTCATTATGAGATTACTTCCTTCTGCCACCATTACCGAGGACTAA
- the LOC113740768 gene encoding major allergen Pyr c 1-like, protein MGVTTFNEEYTSPIAPARLFKASIVDSHNLVPKLMPQAIKSIEITQGNGGAGSIKQINFVEGSHFGSLKYQIDELNEQTYTYNYTLIEGGSLTENLEKITYEVKFEPTSEGGTVSKVTSKYYTKGDFTLKEEDIKAGKKKVEGMYKAVEAYLLENPDAYA, encoded by the exons atGGGTGTTACAACTTTCAATGAGGAATACACTTCCCCAATTGCTCCTGCAAGGCTTTTCAAAGCATCCATTGTAGATTCCCACAATTTGGTCCCAAAACTTATGCCACAAGCCATTAAGAGCATTGAAATCACACAGGGCAATGGTGGAGCTGGAAGCATTAAGCAAATTAACTTTGTTGAAG GCAGCCACTTTGGCTCTTTGAAGTACCAAATTGATGAGCTCAATGAACAGACCTACACATATAACTACACTCTGATTGAAGGCGGCTCATTGACAGAAAACCTTGAGAAAATCACTTATGAGGTCAAGTTTGAGCCGACTTCAGAAGGTGGAACTGTCTCCAAGGTGACTAGCAAATACTACACTAAAGGAGATTTCACGCTCAAAGAAGAGGACATCAAGGCAGGCAAAAAAAAAGTTGAGGGAATGTACAAGGCTGTGGAGGCCTATCTCCTTGAAAATCCTGATGCCTATGCCTAA